One part of the Diceros bicornis minor isolate mBicDic1 chromosome 38, mDicBic1.mat.cur, whole genome shotgun sequence genome encodes these proteins:
- the EPHX1 gene encoding epoxide hydrolase 1 translates to MWLEIFLASVLGYVIYWFVAKDKEETLPLEDGWWGPGVRPTAREDESIRPFKVETSDEQINDLHQRIEKARLTPPLEDSRFHYGFNSNYLKKVISYWRNDFDWKKQVEILNRYPHFKTRIEGLDIHFIHVKPPQLPSGRTPKPLLMVHGWPGSFYEFYKIIPFLTDPKNHGLSDDHVFEVICPSIPGYGFSEASSKKGFNSVATARIFYKLMLRLGFQEFYIQGGDWGSLICTNMAQLVPSHVKGLHLNMALVLRNFYTLTLLLGRRFSGLFGYTERDVELMYPFKEKIFYSIMRESGYMHIQCTKPDTVGCALNDSPVGLAAYILEKFSTWTNSEFRDLEDGGLERKFSLDDLLTNIMLYWTTGTITSSQRFYKENLGQGYLAQKHERMKVYVPTGFAAFPCELLHAPEKWVKFKYPKLISYSYMPRGGHFAALEEPQLMAQDIRKFVGLLERQ, encoded by the exons ATGTGGCTGGAAATTTTCCTCGCCTCGGTGCTGGGCTATGTCATCTACTGGTTCGTCGCCAAGGACAAGGAGGAAACTTTGCCACTTGAAGATGGGTGGTGGGGGCCTGGGGTGAGGCCCACGGCCCGGGAGGATGAGAGCATCCGCCCTTTCAAGGTGGAAACATCAGATGAGCAGATCAAC GACTTACACCAGAGGATCGAGAAGGCCCGGTTAACCCCACCGCTGGAGGACAGTCGCTTTCACTATGGTTTCAACTCCAACTATCTGAAGAAAGTCATCTCCTACTGGCGGAATGATTTTGACTGGAAGAAGCAGGTGGAGATCCTCAACAGATACCCTCACTTCAAGACTCGGATTGAAG GGCTGGACATCCACTTCATCCACGTGAAGCCCCCGCAGCTGCCCTCCGGCCGCACCCCGAAGCCCCTGCTGATGGTGCACGGCTGGCCCGGCTCCTTCTACGAGTTTTATAAGATCATCCCATTCCTGACTGACCCCAAGAACCACGGCCTGAGTGATGACCACGTTTTTGAAGTCATCTGCCCTTCCATTCCTGGCTACGGCTTCTCAGAGGCATCCTCCAAGAAGG GCTTTAATTCAGTGGCCACTGCCAGGATCTTCTATAAGCTGATGCTGCGGCTGGGCTTCCAGGAATTCTACATTCAAGGCGGGGACTGGGGGTCCCTGATCTGCACCAACATGGCCCAGCTGGTGCCCAG CCACGTGAAAGGCCTGCACTTGAACATGGCTTTGGTTCTAAGAAATTTCTACACCCTGACCCTTCTTCTGGGACGGCGTTTCTCGGGGCTTTTTGGCTACACCGAGAGGGACGTGGAGCTGATGTACCCCTTCAAGGAGAAGATTTTCTACAGCATAATGAGGGAGAGCGGCTACATGCACATCCAGTGCACCAAGCCCGACACTGTGG GCTGTGCCCTCAATGACTCTCCCGTGGGCCTGGCTGCCTATATTCTAGAGAAGTTTTCCACCTGGACCAACTCGGAGTTCCGAGACCTGGAGGACGGAGGCCTGGAGAG GAAGTTCTCCCTGGACGATCTGCTGACCAACATCATGCTCTACTGGACCACGGGCACCATCACCTCCTCCCAGCGCTTCTACAAGGAGAACCTGGGACAGGGCTACCTGGCCCAGAAGCATGAGCG GATGAAGGTCTACGTGCCCACCGGCTTTGCTGCCTTCCCTTGTGAGTTACTACACGCCCCAGAAAAGTGGGTGAAGTTCAAGTACCCGAAACTGATCTCCTATTCCTACATGCCCCGCGGGGGCCACTTTGCCGCCCTCGAGGAGCCGCAGCTGATGGCTCAGGACATCCGCAAGTTCGTGGGGCTGCTGGAGCGGCAGTGA